From the Mesorhizobium koreense genome, the window GGCTAACCGACTGCGAATTCGCGTTGGAGTCTGGGTTTCACGATCTGATGAGATTGGCGTTCGCAGCCGGTTGGGCACCGGGAGAGATTTCGCAGGCGCTACTAAGACTGATAGCAGCAGAGAGGTCCGAGGAGCGCGAGGAGGCTAAGCTTGTCGCCTACTTGGCGATTGCGCGAGCTATGGAGCAGGCGCGGCAATGAGCGAAGATCCCACCTCCTCGGCCGAAGAGCCCATCCGAGTGCCAACCGGGGTCATCCCGCATTGGTGCGAGCACCCGGGCTGCAAGCGCTGGGGTTGCTTCGGCGAGCCGCACGGCAAGAAAACGCGCTGGTATTGCGGCGAGCATCGTGGAAACGGATAAGCTTGCGGCGAAGCTCGTCTTTTCGATCGCTTGGACGGATTTATTGCCTCTGGCCAAAGAAGCTCCTACGTCTGATCGAGAATGGATGAAGCCATGTCCGACAACATCCCCGCCACGGCGAGCCGCAGCGCGCAATGGAGCGGCGCGGTAGTAGAGACAAGGAATGGTAGGTTATGCCAGATAAGGCCTACACCAGCACTGCCAAGGCGCTGCATTGGACCATTCTGGCTTTGCTCATCGTTCAGTTCGGCCTCGCATGGTCCATGCCGCACATCGGTCGTGATACTCCCGTCACAACCCTGATCAGCCTGCATTTTTCCTTCGGCGTGCTGATCCTCCTGGTGGCTGTCCTGCGGCTCGCGTGGCGCATCGGCCACGGAGAGCCCGAACCGGAAAACGGGATTCCGCAATGGCAAACGATGCTGGCGCGTATCGTCCACTGGCTCCTCTACGTGCTGTTATTTGTCCTGCCCGTGCTCGGCTGGATCAACGCTTCCTGGCGTGGCATGCCGGTTTCGTTTTTCGATCTTTTCACGATGCCGAAGATCATGGCCACCCGCGCGGCCGGCTGGGCGTGGACGGGTGATGTTCATGAATTCCTGTCCGAATATGTCCTGCTTACCTTGGTGGGCTTGCATGTGGTCGCCGCGATCTACCACCATTTCGTCCGAGGAGACCGCGTTTTACGAAGGATGCTGCCCGGAACGTCACGATAGAAAGCCCCGCCGACCGGCGAGGAAAGG encodes:
- a CDS encoding cytochrome b codes for the protein MPDKAYTSTAKALHWTILALLIVQFGLAWSMPHIGRDTPVTTLISLHFSFGVLILLVAVLRLAWRIGHGEPEPENGIPQWQTMLARIVHWLLYVLLFVLPVLGWINASWRGMPVSFFDLFTMPKIMATRAAGWAWTGDVHEFLSEYVLLTLVGLHVVAAIYHHFVRGDRVLRRMLPGTSR